The following nucleotide sequence is from Perca flavescens isolate YP-PL-M2 chromosome 20, PFLA_1.0, whole genome shotgun sequence.
tcaaccagctccttcttgacggttattggctggaacactgttattGTTCGGGGGGCAGGTtggtgcagtttttttttgttgcgatttgtggagcctgggctgtcttcagagaccgcgtttttttttacagtatgttcaggggacaggcagctagcggatagtgaggagatgtttgctgtatgtattattttattgtattgaatgtgaaactgtatgttgtcttgcacgcttatgcttttcttggcaaagtcgccgttgcaaatgagaatctgTTCTTAACaacctacctggttaaataaaggttaaaatcCTGTACACACCGTACATATTTAATGGGAGAGATTTCAAcccatttaataataataataataataataataataataataataatattgaatgCGGTTGTCTTTTCCTAATTCCTTTTGAATTATCTTTCATGTCTTTTCTTGACCTCAGGACGTTTACCATCAGGGTTAATGAAAAGTGTTTTGTCGTGTTGTGTAAAGGACTTAGGGGGTACATTTTTTGACTTTTCGACCGCAGCCTTAGTAAATGATTTACCTGGTCAGACCCTGGTTATGGTTTTATGGTGTTAAGTGAAACTACAGCAATCTAAGCTTCTGTTGTGTTAACGATGACGACAATACCCACAAGACCTTGCTCTGGGATGGAGATCACCTTATGTTTTACCTTTGCTCCCTCCAGCATGTGTGGGTCTTTCTGAAGTGCATTGTTCAGTCCTTCCTCTGTTGAGAATCCGACCCAGCAGAAGCCTCTGTGGAAACCTGTTTCTTTATCCTGGTGCAACACACAGCACATAGTCAGATACAAGCAACTCTGGAACATTTTGCAGGTTTGGCAAgcataaaagaaaaaatgttgaTCATTGGGATGGATAACTCTAGAGGTTTTAAGTCTCTGTATGTTGATTATGTTATACCATACTGAAAAACGGTAACCAATGGCTGCCTGGAAGAAAAGAATCTAAAACGTCATGGTATGAATAGAAATGAATGGATAGGAAAAGTGTCATCAGTAACCACAAGTGTTATTATTAGTCATTAGATTACATGCATCCCAAATATCACTGCGCACACTAAATAtaagtacaacaaaaaaaaaacattttccatcAAATCTGTGCCAACAGTAGCAAAGTGCATATAGATACACAATTGAATCAATGTAAAGCATGAACAATAAACCAATAATGCAGTAGTATAGTAAGAAAGGGTGTAGGCTGTGATATGAACAAAAAACTATGATATGAACAGAACCACTAAATAGTAGGGATGCAACGAATATTCGGCCACCAAAAATTTTCACCCAAAAGGGAATTTTCGGTTTTCGGCCAAAATACTTTTATCACCGAAACAATACGGCCGAAATGTTGTGATGACGCAAACAGAAACCGCGACCTGCAGGTGTGTCAGTACCTGATCCATTCCACCTGTAAAGCGTCTCCTTAGCAAAGAAGTTGAGATGGACCacggagtgaaaacaatgaaaagtacgCTCTTAGAGTCTGTCAGCACATGTTTCAATGAGATCTATTCGGATCCTCTGCACTTCATCGCGACTGTACTTGATCTGCGTTATAAAGACCATTATTTGGATGCGGAAATAAAGCAGGGCGAACGAGATATGATCCAGGCCGCGATGGATGCGGAGAACCCGCGTGGAGACGGAGCGCACACGGAGCAGCGCCCAGCGCAGGAGGAGATCAGagcgcagaaaaaaagactcgtctctctgcaccagatgaggggcatgcaccctcgttgtctgatatgttcagtgaaatcctgcaagaaagtgcctcaaataataataataataataataataataataacaacaataggtaagctattctgttcttaggctactatatactgtatgtgactatcagattgtagccatatttctgctagatatttttttaaataaactttaatattaatttatacaattgcaatgccttgattttggtaaagttagtacacagtcatagccataaatgcaatggtactaataattggcataatttctttCGGTGTTTCGGTTTTCGGTCTCCTCTTTTTCGGTTTTGGGTTtcggccaagaattttcattttggtgcatccctactaaATAGTTGCCTGTATAACAGTAGAGTGAGTCATTCTAATGCTGTGACAACTTACAAATGGAAGAAGACACTTCTTCACTGGGCCAAACTGTCCAAAGTACTCCCTCatctcccctgaaaaagaaacaGGGACATTTCATATTTCAAGCACAAATCTTGAGTTTCTCTTAAGTCGGCAgtggtgaaacaagctacaatttaAGTTAATAAGGCAATCgtaactctagttttggttgaaatgaacacatagtttaccgatttaggTGAGAAAATATTTTGGCTATAGCCACGCTAAAAGTATCTCGGTAGGGAtcttttccataatgttgtctgTTACAGCATTCaagcttaatactggaccaatctTAAAGATTGTAGTTCCTATTAGTCACTTACACTAGCCTGAGgtcgtcatactcagattctagtcagaatatgagtctgatactggTGCATTGGGCTGTGATAATGGGGCGTGTTTTAACCGaagcaggaaagaaaatgcctctgcactcaagtGGATAGAcatacaaccaatcagagaaacGGAGACAGATGTCACAGAAGCTGCAACTCAAAGGCAGGCTTTgacagagcaaaggcagagACAGCAGTTTCAGTTAcggttgatcatctgtccatcattgtataaagcccgccctgacaatttgattggtccgaacagctctagctcaagcatagttgctccacaatgGATAAATGGCGtgttcatgccacctgggaataacagggaccTCCCCCTTGattatgttgtttttcagactgacagcgttcacatggttgggatgcgtgttcttcttcttctgttatattgacGTTTggctagggctgctcgattatggaaaaaataataatcacgattattttggtcaatattgaaatcacaataatttaacacgattactcattaacatttggatataatggatagtgtccagggtataatctgttagtgtcctttatctcacagaaagagtctttggatcagaataaaatctgttttactactgtgagttggttcagctttacagatatcacacataacgttacacagctaatgaacagttccacagacataacacaatgtgcatctcacatcacatgttcactcactatgacccctactactgtcattacgaaacattgtgccaaaatatcaacaataatgccgccgtcagtgggcttattttctagctaaccttaggaaaaatccagcacatagacggtaccttagagtaacgttacgtaaaacaggtgatttaacgtccctgctcatttacatacagtttaacaacaaaatgcTGGGGGaacattactatgttttttcatattgttttgagcagtatgcctatgcacccccactaagctggaaacatttttaaacagtaagtgaatacagcgtgtcgggggAATACAACGTCTATAGACAGTATACTACAGGGGGGggcaaaggcagagggaccgcagggttagctaacgttagctgttcccagacaactgagttggttttgcctttttttttgctcaccaaacgcAGCTGCCATCTTTACTCGCGCTGAGGTTTTAAATTCCAGCGGATGATATGCAcacgacttgcctccctgactggcttcAGGAGGGGCGGAGGGGCGCGTGCGGATGTGCGCATACGCGTGTCATTCAGAAcagaagacaaaataaaagtgttcttgcaaaacagaacatggcaaaataatcgctttttctcgattatactattttggtgatcgttgggagccaaaatcgaaATTGAAAccgaaattcaattaattgcacagccctacgtttggcataacaacttgttgcatgactgccaccaactgttgggcgtagcctagagcatcaggtgtgtgaaaacatggaggccacaataacaaaagatttgctgctgttttcttatgcgagcatacaaacagcacatcgacaggtgtttgtttgtgttatctgcaggacaatgAACGGGTGTTGAAAGGTGTTGGTTTTTTATACAAAGGCCtctttatgaattattttaaacatgttatgtctgtgtatgtttgttggcagaggcgtttgtccacaataaacagtttgtcattgaaatattttcagtgaaccaaagtcacCTATATCAAActtcagttgtcaacaacgcgtcaccaactgggactCTGTTAGCAAAATctagcccgagtttcccacctctgattcccacaggaagtgacgtTAATGGTAATGTTTTCActgggaaaaatgttttttccgatgtccatgaacgcacagcaaggctaagttcggctggcatccaggctacacttaaatacaaaaaggaaaataggaaaatatgGTCGAGGTTAGTAACGGTAGTTACCTTTTAAATCAACATCTCTCCCAAACCgttttaataaaaacagcatTAATAACGTTACAATATTATATGACATTATAACCTTTATGAAGGTGGGATTTATTGCACGACTGCCCGACTGTTGGCAACTGGACGGAGTGTATGTTGCTTGGTGTTTAAGATTCAtgacatatttataaaaattaaaaaataaaaaaaaataaaaaagggtctCTCTCTGATTCTAGAAAGGCTCTGGtaagtttttgttgttgtaagttgttgttgttctacATCATTCGATCTCTTCAGATGCAGAGACCCGTTTGTAACGCTAGCTACTGAGGTGACAGCATGACCGTGATGGCAAGCTTGCATACAGTAACGTTATCGAACTATGTACATATACAGTGAGTGGCTACAGACGCATATCTAGCTGCCCCTaaatttgaatagtaatttGAACAATTTGATAGACTCACTGCTGGCTATAGTCCATGGTATTTTAGAGACGAAGACCTCGAAAACTTTCTTGGAGGGGGCTGCCATGTTtcgctgcttcttcttcttcttcttcttcttcttcttctaggaTTCCGGCAGTGTTGACGCTGCTAAgcgtattactgccctccacaggtcaAAGTGACATATTTGCATTTGCCTTTATCTCATTTATATCTACACAAAATCTGTTGTGGTTACTTTATGTGAGTTCAGAGCCCCTACTTTATTTCTTCTTCGGTGGTCCTGTGACTTAAAATACCTTGTGTCCCCTTTCCTCTCCCCTTTTTGTAATACTGTTTGGGAGTgagtgtaatttatttttggctcattcattatttttatttattccattatttcttgtattattgtttatatttttgttcCCTACACTTTTATAATGTCTGTCCAAACCTTTCCACATCTTGATTTCAACAAACTCATGTcactttattgttgttttacgAGTTTTTAAGAATTAGTGTTGCTAGCTTAAATTCACGGCAGACAAAGCTAACTtctgttttgtgtatgtgttaatgtgtgtattgTAAAAGTTGGAGCGGGTCATTCTGTTGCATGACGAGGTCTGTCTATTCATATTTGTCACCAAAATAAACGGACATCATCCTAAGGAGATCCTGGTGTCACGGTGTGTTGAAATAATTATACACAACGCAGAATTCCACCGGTCACACAAGCTTGTTACATACATTCCTGCATCATGCATCCAACTGCCTTGGATATCGGTTGGTGTTTCTCAATGTGACCAAATaaagataaaacagaaaaagcctCAATTCCAAGCCCTGTCAGTCTAACAAACAATACCTTTCTGCACTACACTCTTTACATTCTAGAAAAACATGCTTCACTGTCACAACTTCCACATTCACACAGTCCAGAAACATGTTTTCCTACAATGCACAAAGAGTAATTTAACCCACAGTGCCCCAACCTCAATCTACACAGTCTGCATTCTTACGTGACAGAGATGTATATTTTTCTCACTTAAGGTTGACTTCTTTTTCCCACCCTCTCCGCCATGCTTTTGTTACACCCTCTATCATTCTCTCAATTCCACTCTCCCCAATGATAGATGGATATTGACTTCTCTTCTTCAACTCTCCTTTGCAATGAGGTCCACCTGCTCATTCCCCCTCACCCCAGCGTGCCTGGGAACTCAGCAAAAAGTGATGTTACAACCAAACCCAATTCtaaaaaacactcaaaatgacatttaaaatgtctgGACGAGCTTGAGATGTTCCTACTCTTAAAGTTTCTAGAGAAGTGTTAGGGTTCAGTGAAGTTGAGGACCCAAaggcagagagcaggcaggcaggcaggcaggcaggagaacgtTTGAGGTAG
It contains:
- the slirp gene encoding SRA stem-loop-interacting RNA-binding protein, mitochondrial isoform X1; the protein is MAAPSKKVFEVFVSKIPWTIASREMREYFGQFGPVKKCLLPFDKETGFHRGFCWVGFSTEEGLNNALQKDPHMLEGAKLQVQRNRRPFAGQRSNKDSEYD
- the slirp gene encoding SRA stem-loop-interacting RNA-binding protein, mitochondrial isoform X2 codes for the protein MAAAFGEMREYFGQFGPVKKCLLPFDKETGFHRGFCWVGFSTEEGLNNALQKDPHMLEGAKLQVQRNRRPFAGQRSNKDSEYD